Below is a window of candidate division WOR-3 bacterium DNA.
TCCGGTCTGGCGGTTGATTATGCTGATATCAGAATTGAGGAGAGTGAAGAGAGTACAATAATTTTTCGTGGTAAGGAACTTGACGAGATTGGCACAGGTTTTGAAAAGGGTGGTTGTCTAAGGGTTTTTCATCGTGGGAACTGGGTGGTGGGGACATTTACTATCGTAGATGACGGTCTTAGAGAGTTGGCAAGAGAGCTGGCTGCCCAGGTAACAAAACTGCCCCCCCGGGAGGGTGGGGTGGTAGGTCTGCCAGCATTTGAGGATACTGTCCGCTTGCCAGCCGAGCATGACCCTCGGAGCGTGTCGTTAGAGGAAAAGCACGGCTTGATAAGCCATTACAACAAGACGCTCCTTGCTCAACCAGGAATTGCGAGCACCCACTGCGCCTATCATGATGCCCATCGATTTGTTTACTTTTGTTCAAGTGAGGACCGCTATTTAGAACAAGAGTTTGCCTGGGCTGGCTTTTCCTGCCGGGCAATTGCCCGGGACGGGAACAACATCCAGGATTACGGCGAGTCGATTGGCAAAACATGGGGTTTTAACGCACTTCGCGGCCAAGAGCCGATGGTGGAAAATGTGGCAAAGATTGCCCTCGATTTACTTAAGGCAGAACCAGTTCGGGCAGGAGTTTATACGGTAGTGATTGACCAACGCCTGGCAGGGGTTTTTGCCCATGAGGCCTTTGGCCATCTGAGTGAGGCAGACCACATTGCGGAGAACGAACGGTTAAAGGAGTTGATGCAAATCGGCACAAGGTACGGGGTGGAGGAGTTGACTATAATTGACGATGCCTCTCTGCCATGTGAAAAAGGGAGTTACCGCTATGATGATGAAGGGACACCGGCAAGGCGGACAGAACTGAT
It encodes the following:
- a CDS encoding TldD/PmbA family protein, encoding MSSMKPFLKSILSGLAVDYADIRIEESEESTIIFRGKELDEIGTGFEKGGCLRVFHRGNWVVGTFTIVDDGLRELARELAAQVTKLPPREGGVVGLPAFEDTVRLPAEHDPRSVSLEEKHGLISHYNKTLLAQPGIASTHCAYHDAHRFVYFCSSEDRYLEQEFAWAGFSCRAIARDGNNIQDYGESIGKTWGFNALRGQEPMVENVAKIALDLLKAEPVRAGVYTVVIDQRLAGVFAHEAFGHLSEADHIAENERLKELMQIGTRYGVEELTIIDDASLPCEKGSYRYDDEGTPARRTELIKNGVLAGHLHNRQTAYLMGEPVSGNGRAISYRFAPIVRMSNTFIEPRDKTLEELLDGVEYGLYLAGSRGGMTELETFTFSSQYAYLIENGRITKMVRDATLSGNVFHTLRNIDGIGNDLVLYGGLGGCGKGGQSPLPVGLGAPHIRIRNVVIGGR